The proteins below come from a single Hirundo rustica isolate bHirRus1 chromosome 6, bHirRus1.pri.v3, whole genome shotgun sequence genomic window:
- the LOC120754224 gene encoding uncharacterized protein LOC120754224, with translation MECEFAATLKLFIIILSERRKTVAEKVLQKLINWAHGNGHLTTPRHCEVREALRDPCRALWPPAPRHRHWPIPGSSLPACGPPPSLRGSGSIVPAAPQQQAGRGESGPREPAPAPAAPSAAAPTAHAPSAPPFSAVPEETPVDQERGTRDPCCRPPSPDNVPLPDELEEDPVMEQNPRQNPQQNPRLV, from the coding sequence ATGGAATGCGAATTTGCTGCCACattgaagttatttattattatactctCTGAGAGACGAAAAACAGTAGCggaaaaagtactgcaaaagTTGATTAACTGGGCTCACggaaatggacatttaacaACTCCGCGGCACTGCGAAGTCAGGGAAGCGCTGCGGGACCCCTGCCGTGCCCTCTGGCCACCGGCGCCCCGGCACCGTCACTGGCCGATACCCGGCTCGTCGCTCCCGGCCTGCGGCCCGCCCCCGTCCCTCCGCGGCAGCGGCTCCATCGTGCCCGCCGCCCcgcagcaacaggcaggacgAGGAGAAAGCGGCCCCCGGGAGCCCGCACCGGCCCCCGCCGCTCCCAGTGCCGCCGCTCCCACAGCGCATGCACCGAGTGCCCCCCCGTTCTCGGCTGTGCCCGAAGAGACACCGGTCGACCAAGAGAGGGGAACCCGTGACCCCTGCTGTCGACCACCTTCCCCCGACAATGTTCCGCTGCCAGACGAATTAGAGGAGGACCCAGTGATGGAGCAGAACCCACGGCAGAATCCACAGCAGAACCCAcgattggtttaa
- the C6H11orf58 gene encoding LOW QUALITY PROTEIN: small acidic protein (The sequence of the model RefSeq protein was modified relative to this genomic sequence to represent the inferred CDS: deleted 1 base in 1 codon) translates to MSSARESHSHHGLKRAASPDGSSSWEAADLGNEERKQKFLRLMGAAKKEHTGRLVIGDHRSTSHFRTGEEDKKMNEELESQYQQSMDSTMSGRNRRHCGLGFSEFQEDEQEEEAAGHSSDESSEDSESGSDSEQEESAEELQATEKHDEAEVPENKKEAKSNYKMMFVKASGS, encoded by the exons ATGAGCTCAGCCAGGGAGTCCCACAGCCACCACGGCCTCAAGCGAGCGGCCTCCCCCGAT GGCTCCAGTAGCTGGGAGGCGGCGGACCTCGGCAACGAGGAGCGGAAGCAGAAGTTCCTGCGGCTGATGGGCGCCGCGAAG aaagaaCATACTGGCCGCCTTGTTATCGGAGACCACAGATCAACCTCTCACTTCAGGACAG GGGAAGAAGACAAGAAAATGAACGAGGAGTTGGAGTCTCAGTACCAGCAGAGCATGGACAGCACCATGTCGGGGCGGAACCGGCGCCACTGCGGGCTTGGGTTCAGTGAG TTCCAGGAAGATGAACAAGAAGAGGAGGCAGCTGGACACTCCTCTGATGAGAGTTCAGAGGATTCTGAAAGTGGCTCTGATTCAGAGCAAGAGGAGTCT GCAGAGGAGCTACAAGCTACTGAAAAACATGATGAAGCTGAGgttccagaaaacaaaaaagaagcaaaaagcaaCTATAAAATGATGTTTGTGAAAGCCAGTGGTTCATAA